Genomic segment of Candidatus Zixiibacteriota bacterium:
CTTCCCGAAAATAGAAGGCGTCGTTGGGATAGGAACTCAAGGGGCTCGGCGGTTCCTTGGGCGGAGGCACAGCCGATATTTTTTTACCGTAAAGGTCATTGATTACACGGACGCCGGGGTTGAGATAAGGTTGAAAGACTCCCCCGATGAAACCCCAGAACCGCCAGCCGCGATAATTATAATTGTCACTGTATAATTTCAGAAAATAGGCGAACCTATTGAGGCTGTCGATCACCTTATAGGCGTGCACCGTATCATCGCCGGTAATACGGTACATATGGCCGTAAAGGACATCTTGAACGCGCGCGAGAGCATCATACACACTACTGTATGGATAGATTGCTTTGGGGCTGTCGGCAATGATGACCGAAATCTTTCGTGTCGAGGAATCGAACCGATAATAATATCTCAGGGATGTGCTGTCGAGAAAGAATGATTCCTCGGTCAAACTGACCGGCTTAAACAATTCCTTACCGTCATTATCGCCGAGTATGAAGCTGGTAATTTCCTCGGTGTAAGTGCTGTCGGTGACGAATGTTTTCTTTTTGCATTCCGACCCGAGGAAAAGCACCGTCAGGGCCAAAAGCGATAATACTGCCAGAATTCTCTTCATATCTACTTTCTGCTACGTTTCTTTTTGAGGTCGGTTTTGATATTTTTTATTTCATCGCGCAGTGCCGCCGCGGTTTCAAATTCAAGATTGTCGGCCGCTTTCTTCATCGCTTTCAAGAGAAAAGCGATCTTCCCCTCGGCCGTCATATCGGCGAAATAATCAGGTTTTTCAATCTTCTCCGGCTCCTCCGTCTTCGAATCGGCAAAGCGTGTGGCCTGAAGGATTTCTTCTCTGGTTTTGAATATGGTTTCCGGGTTGATATTATGTTTCCTGTTATATTCCAGTTGTTTCTGGCGCCGGCGATCGGTTTCCTCGATCGCTTTGCGCATCGAATCGGTGATTTTATCGGCGTAAAATATGACTTCTCCGTTCTTATTGCGGGCGGCACGCCCTGAAGTCTGAATGAGCGAGCGTTCTGACCGAAGAAATCCTTCTTTGTCGGCATCAAGGATCGCCACCAGCGACACCTCCGGAAGATCCAACCCCTCCCGCAAAAGATTTATTCCTACCAGCACGTCAAACTCCGCCAGCCGCAGGCCGCGGATAATCTCGGTTCGGTCGATGGCATCGATCTCACTATGTAAGTAACGAACACGTACCCCCAATTTGTTCAAATATTCCGACAGGTCTTCGGCCATTCGCTTGGTAAGAGTCGTCACCAGCACTCGTTCATGAACGGCCGCCCGGCGCCGAATCTCCTCCAGAAGGTCGTCAACCTGATGGGCCAGAGGACGAATGGAGATCTTGGGGTCGCAGAGGCCTGTCGGTCGAATAACCTGTTCCACCACTACTCCGCCTGATTTCTCGAGTTCATAATCGGCCGGGGTCGCCGAGACAAAGATTACATTATCAATCGTAGATTCGAACTCGTCAAAAAAGAGCGGTCGGTTGTCGAGCGCGGAAGGAAGGCGAAAACCATGCTCCACAAGGACCTCCTTGCGGGAGCGATCCCCGGCGTACATCCCGCGCAACTGAGGCACAGTCTGGTGTGATTCATCGATTATTATTAAAAATTCACCGGGGAAGAAATCGAGCAGAGTGGCCGGTCGTTCCCCTGGCGCCCGCCCGGTCAGATACCGGGAATAATTCTCTATGCCGCTGCAGTATCCGATCTCTTTCATCATTTCCAGGTCATACTTTGTCCGCGATTCCAGGCGCTGGGCTTCCAGCAGTTTCCCTGCGGCCCGAAATTGCTGCAGCCTTTCTTCCAGTTCAGCCCGGATTGTTTCAATCGCCTGCTCCAGCTTCGGTTCGGTTGTGACAAAATGCCGGGCCGGATAAATTGCCACCTTATTCCTTTCCGAGATAATCTCGCCGGTCAAGGGGTCGATTTCGGAAATGCGGTCAATTTCATCTCCGAACATTTCGATTCGCAAAGCGGTCTCCTGATAAGCTGGAATCAACTCAATGGTGTCCCCCCTGACCCGAAAATGCCCCCGGGAAAAATCTATATCATTGCGGCTATAATGAATATCTATCAGCGAGCGAATAAGAGTATCACGATCATGATTCTGGCCTTTTTCGAGGAAAAGCAGCAAGTCGCGGTAATCTTTGGGTGAACCGAGGCCATAAATGCAGGAAACCGAGGCAATGATGATAACATCTTCCCGTTCCAGAAGCGAGGCGGTCGCGCGCAGCCGTAGGCGATCGATATCCTCATTCATGGAGGTGTCTTTCTCAATATAGGTATCGGTCGTGGGCAGATATGCTTCAGGCTGATAATAATCGTAGTAGCTGATGAAGAACTCGACGGCATTCTGGGGGAAAAAAGCCTTCAATTCGCCATAAAGCTGGGCGGCCAGAGTCTTGTTATGCGAAATAACCAGGGTCGGTCGTTTGTACTTTTCAATAACATTGGCAACTGTAAAGGTCTTCCCTGACCCTGTCACTCCCAGAAGAGTCTGATATTTGGCCCCTTTCTTGAGTCCATCCAGCAATTCCGCGATAGCCGCCGGTTGATCCCCGCGAGGTGAATAACTGGAAACCAGCCGAAAACCGGCTGATTCGGTATAGTGGCTCTGCATTCGGGTGGCTCGGGTTTCCTCTTTATCCATAAGCTCTCTTTTCCAAAGTGACTCAATATAGCCGAAACGGCCCGGTTTTCAATCTTATTCTACAACTATAAGGCAGCCTAATCGGTTCGGATTTGTTTTATGGAACTGGCCGCTGGCTGAAACGTTTAAGAAATATGCGGACTGATTTTATAAGGTTATATTAAATAATAGGTTAAATTTTGTCTTGACAGTCTGATGAAAATCGATAATTTACTGGATTTATAAAGAAATTGAAATTATTACCTGCTTAGAGGAGGAGGATTCCAATGTTTGCAGTTTTTGAGTCGGGTGGCTTGCAGTTCAACGCCGAGCTTGGCGCGATTTTGAAAGTACCGTATCTCTCAATCAAGCCCGGAGAGATGGTGTCTATCGAGAGGGTTCTCCTAGTGAAGCAGGGTGAAAATGCCCTTATTGGCACTCCCTACCTGAATTCGGCCCGGGTCGAAGCCGAGGTTATCAGCGAAGGACAGGCGGAAAAAGTAGAAATCTATAAGTTTAAAAAACGCACCAAATATCGGAAGCATCTCGGCCATCGCCAGAAATATTCTGAAATCAAAATCATGAAAATCGTTGCGCCGGAAAATTGACTCAGGGTAGAAGGAATATTGTGTTTTTAATATCAAGAGGAGCGGCTCTCCCCTTTTTGTTCCTTGGATTACTCCTGGGGATGATGGCATTGCCGGTGGCCTTCGCCCAATCATTAAATGTGGTCGATGTCAAAGTGGAGGGGAATAAGGCCGCTTCCCCCAGTATCATTCTTTCGGTAGCGGGAATAAAGAAGGGCGAACAG
This window contains:
- the uvrB gene encoding excinuclease ABC subunit UvrB, with product MQSHYTESAGFRLVSSYSPRGDQPAAIAELLDGLKKGAKYQTLLGVTGSGKTFTVANVIEKYKRPTLVISHNKTLAAQLYGELKAFFPQNAVEFFISYYDYYQPEAYLPTTDTYIEKDTSMNEDIDRLRLRATASLLEREDVIIIASVSCIYGLGSPKDYRDLLLFLEKGQNHDRDTLIRSLIDIHYSRNDIDFSRGHFRVRGDTIELIPAYQETALRIEMFGDEIDRISEIDPLTGEIISERNKVAIYPARHFVTTEPKLEQAIETIRAELEERLQQFRAAGKLLEAQRLESRTKYDLEMMKEIGYCSGIENYSRYLTGRAPGERPATLLDFFPGEFLIIIDESHQTVPQLRGMYAGDRSRKEVLVEHGFRLPSALDNRPLFFDEFESTIDNVIFVSATPADYELEKSGGVVVEQVIRPTGLCDPKISIRPLAHQVDDLLEEIRRRAAVHERVLVTTLTKRMAEDLSEYLNKLGVRVRYLHSEIDAIDRTEIIRGLRLAEFDVLVGINLLREGLDLPEVSLVAILDADKEGFLRSERSLIQTSGRAARNKNGEVIFYADKITDSMRKAIEETDRRRQKQLEYNRKHNINPETIFKTREEILQATRFADSKTEEPEKIEKPDYFADMTAEGKIAFLLKAMKKAADNLEFETAAALRDEIKNIKTDLKKKRSRK
- the rplU gene encoding 50S ribosomal protein L21 — encoded protein: MFAVFESGGLQFNAELGAILKVPYLSIKPGEMVSIERVLLVKQGENALIGTPYLNSARVEAEVISEGQAEKVEIYKFKKRTKYRKHLGHRQKYSEIKIMKIVAPEN